One genomic window of Myxocyprinus asiaticus isolate MX2 ecotype Aquarium Trade chromosome 5, UBuf_Myxa_2, whole genome shotgun sequence includes the following:
- the LOC127441350 gene encoding midnolin-like gives MDRNTEPRSCRSHGSRCPEVLRSDTSMKLSFSSTTGTRFELSVPREETVEGLKRKLSQKLRVHKDRLLLLHRDTRLSSGKLQDFGVSDGSRLTLVPSVEAGLMSQSWRQEQSVLQALESLTDAQVSDFLSGRCPLTLALRVGDHMMFVQLQLAAQQSAAQHRTPSVSRGPTGSRMTPARADSTEDPQLSPCSSNSPQRDHPAPPTPLCSHAHSGHSPTPTTPCHQAEGSDQSPRQRLKPGAIIESLVNHAPGVFSGTFSGTLHPSCQDGSGRPRRDITTILQILNDLLSATRHYQSAPPTITHLRCQTPCPTASPCSPPPSPTSDRVQHSHLRRPSGERLRQTENKATRCKLQQLQLLLQQRRLRRKARRDTRRPYHWPANRKATRSHSNSSLSSDGSLDLDFQEPVWKPDVQADMSTEFVVA, from the exons ATGGATCGGAACACGGAGCCACGGAGCTGCCGCAGTCACGGATCCCGGTGTCCTGAAGTCCTGCGCAGCGACACATCCATGAAATTATCCTTCAGCTCCACAACAGGAACCCGCTTCGAGCTCAGTGTCCCGCGGGAGGAGACGGTGGAGGGTCTGAAGAGGAAACTTTCACAAAAACTCCGAGTTCACAAAGACagactgctgctgctgcacagagACAC GAGGCTGAGTTCCGGAAAACTACAGGATTTTGGCGTCAGTGACGGGAGCAGATTGACGCTTGTGCCCTCTGTTGAAGCAGGACTGATG TCGCAGTCGTGGCGTCAGGAGCAGTCGGTCCTGCAGGCGTTGGAAAGTCTCACAGATGCGCAG GTCAGTGACTTCCTGTCGGGGCGGTGCCCTCTGACCCTTGCCCTGCGAGTGGGGGATCACATGATGTTTGTTCAGCTGCAGCTGGCAGCTCAGCAGTCTGCAGCTCAGCATCGCACACCGTCTGTCTCCAGAGGTCCAACAGGCAGCAGAATGACACCTGCAAGAGCGGACAGCACTGAAGACCCTCAACTCTCACCTTGCAGCTCAAACTCGCCACAGAGAGACCACCCAGCCCCTCCCACGCCTCTCTGcagccacgcccacagtggacATAGCCCCACCCCCACTACACCCTGCCATCAG gcTGAAGGCAGTGATCAGAGCCCCAGACAGAGACTCAAACCAGGTGCGATCATCGAGAGTCTGGTGAATCACGCACCTGGAGTTTTCTCAGGAACGTTCTCAG GTACTTTACACCCCAGCTGTCAGGATGGCAGTGGGCGTCCTCGCCGTGACATCACCACTATCCTGCAGATCTTGAACGATCTCTTGAGTGCCACGCGGCATTACCAGAGTGCCCCCCCAACCATCACACATCTGCGCTGTCAGACTCCCTGCCCTACAGCCTCGCCCTGCTCACCTCCACCCTCACCTACCTCAGACCGAGTGCAGCACTCGCACCTGCGCAGACCGTCTG GTGAGCGTTTGCGGCAGACGGAAAACAAAGCCACTCGCTGTAAATTGCAGCAGCTGCAACTCCTACTGCAGCAGCGACGACTGCGACGGAAAGCCAGGAGAGACACGCGCAGGCCGTACCACTGGCCGGCCAATCGCAAGGCCACGCGTAGTCATAGCAACAGCAGTCTGTCCAGCGACGGGTCCTTGGATCTGGACTTTCAAGAGCCTGTCTGGAAACCCGATGTGCAGGCGGACATGAGCACCGAGTTTGTCGTGGCTTGA